In the genome of Calditrichota bacterium, the window AGCTGAACCGCTTTGAAGAACTGCCACCTGCTCCCTCTCTTCAATCCGAGGGAGGAGACTGTTAGCAACAACAAAGGAGGAATGGCGTATGCGGATTCTCATCTTCGATGACTATGAGCAGTTGAGCAAGTGGGTGGCCTATTATGTGGCCAGCAAGATCAATCACGCCAAACCGACCAAGCGGAAACCGTTCGTCTTGGGTCTGCCTACCGGTTCGTCACCCATCGGCACCTACCGGCACTTGGTGCAGCTGCACAAGGAGGGCAAGGTCTCGTTCAAGAACGTGATCACCTTCAACATGGATGAGTACGTCGGGCTCCCTGAGGACCATCCGCAGAGCTACCACCGGTTCATGTACGAGCACCTTTTCGACCACATCGACATCCCCCGCGGCAACATCAACATCCTCAACGGCAACGCGCCGGACCTCCAAAAGGAGTGCGACGCGTACGAGGCCAAGATCCAGCGCGTAGGGGGCATCGACCTCTTCTTGGGCGGCATCGGGCCGGACGGCCACATCGCTTTCAACGAGCCCGGCTCGTCGCTGAGCTCGCGCACCCGCATCAAGACGCTGACCCTGGACACCAGGAAGGCGAACGCCCGCTTCTTCGACAACGACGTGACCAAGGTCCCGAAGACGGCGCTGACCGTCGGCGTCAAGACGGTGATGGACGCCCGCGAGGTGTTGATCATCGTCAGCGGCTATGCCAAGGCGCGGGCCTTGCGCATGGCCGTGGAAGAGGGCGTCAACCACATGTGGACCGTCTCCATGTTGCAACTGCACCCCCATGGCATCATCGCCTGCGACGAGGAAGCGACCATGGAGCTGCGCGTGGGCACCGTCAAGTACTTCCGCGACATCGAGGCGCAGGCGCTGGCTACCTTGCCTGAGTTGTAGAGGGTCCGGCCATGGCCTATCGCAAGCTCTCCGCCGCCGAGATTCGCCTCTTGGAGAAGCAAGGCTGCC includes:
- a CDS encoding glucosamine-6-phosphate deaminase; translated protein: MRILIFDDYEQLSKWVAYYVASKINHAKPTKRKPFVLGLPTGSSPIGTYRHLVQLHKEGKVSFKNVITFNMDEYVGLPEDHPQSYHRFMYEHLFDHIDIPRGNINILNGNAPDLQKECDAYEAKIQRVGGIDLFLGGIGPDGHIAFNEPGSSLSSRTRIKTLTLDTRKANARFFDNDVTKVPKTALTVGVKTVMDAREVLIIVSGYAKARALRMAVEEGVNHMWTVSMLQLHPHGIIACDEEATMELRVGTVKYFRDIEAQALATLPEL